The following coding sequences lie in one Populus trichocarpa isolate Nisqually-1 chromosome 14, P.trichocarpa_v4.1, whole genome shotgun sequence genomic window:
- the LOC18109268 gene encoding cytochrome P450 CYP82D47, with protein sequence MDFPFQFSATAVLILFAFITPSIYYLFRIPGKERSKKRAPPEAAGAWPLIGHLHLLGGSQPPHITLGNLADKYGPIFTVKLGVHRTLIVSNWEMAKECLRTNDKAFATRPKTLAMDILGYNYSILSFSPYGTYWRLIRKIVTLEVLSNHRLEMFKHVREDEVRDAVGALYQQWIGNKSNSQKLLVEMKRWFGDITLNVILKIIVSKRYVDYASHGEEKPSDEWRDSLRKFLELSGMFVVSDALPFLRWLDLGGAEKAMRRTSKNLDHAVEKWLEEHKQKKASGTAKGEEDFMDLMLSALDDAKELSNRSADTINKATCLTLILAASDTTSVTLTWTLSLLLNNREVLKKAQDELDIYIGRERQVKESDMKNLVYLQATIKETFRLYPAAPLSVTHESMEECTVGGYHIPAGTRLFTNLSKIHRDPQVWSDPDEFQPERFLTTHKDCDFRGQHFELIPFGSGRRMCPGVSFALQVLNLALATLLHGFDIETLDDAPIDMTETGGLTNIKATPLKALLTPRLSPGLYDLQ encoded by the exons ATGGATTTCCCCTTTCAGTTCTCAGCAACTGCTGTACTTATTCTGTTTGCCTTTATTACGCCCTCGATCTACTATTTGTTTCGGATTCCAGGAAAGGAGAGAAGCAAGAAGAGAGCACCGCCGGAAGCTGCCGGTGCATGGCCCCTTATTGGCCATCTCCATCTACTAGGAGGCTCACAACCACCCCATATAACGTTGGGAAACTTGGCTGACAAGTATGGTCCGATATTCACCGTGAAGCTTGGAGTCCATCGAACTTTGATAGTGAGTAACTGGGAGATGGCCAAGGAGTGTCTAAGGACCAATGACAAAGCTTTCGCTACTCGACCTAAAACTCTTGCAATGGATATCTTGGGCTACAATTACAGCATTCTTAGTTTTAGCCCCTACGGAACTTATTGGCGTCTGATACGCAAGATAGTCACTCTTGAGGTTCTCTCTAATCATCGACTGGAGATGTTCAAACATGTTCGAGAGGATGAGGTAAGGGATGCTGTAGGAGCGTTATACCAGCAATGGATCGGGAACAAAAGTAATTCACAAAAGCTTTTGGTGGAGATGAAGAGATGGTTTGGTGACATAACTTTAAATGTTATATTGAAGATAATTGTTAGCAAGCGATATGTGGATTATGCAAGCCATGGAGAGGAAAAGCCGAGCGATGAATGGAGGGATTCACTGAggaaatttttagaattgtcaGGAATGTTTGTAGTGTCTGACGCACTTCCATTTTTAAGATGGTTGGATTTGGGAGGAGCTGAGAAGGCAATGAGAAGGACATCAAAAAATCTAGACCATGCGGTTGAAAAATGGTTAGAAGAGCACAAGCAGAAGAAAGCTTCTGGGACAGCTAAGGGAGAAGAAGATTTCATGGATTTGATGCTGTCCGCTTTGGATGATGCTAAAGAGCTTTCTAATCGCAGTGCTGATACCATCAATAAGGCTACATGTCTG ACTCTTATTCTAGCAGCATCAGACACTACATCTGTTACATTAACTTGGACTCTCTCTTTACTACTAAACAATCGCGAGGTCTTAAAGAAAGCACAAGATGAACTGGACATCTATATTGGTAGAGAAAGGCAAGTGAAGGAGTCTGACATGAAAAACTTGGTCTACTTACAAGCTACTATCAAGGAAACCTTTCGTTTATATCCCGCTGCACCACTGTCTGTAACCCATGAATCCATGGAGGAATGTACCGTAGGTGGCTACCATATTCCTGCTGGCACGCGCCTATTCACAAATCTCTCAAAGATTCACCGAGATCCACAAGTGTGGTCGGACCCTGATGAGTTTCAACCAGAAAGGTTTCTGACTACTCACAAGGATTGTGATTTTCGAGGCCAACATTTTGAGTTGATTCCATTTGGTAGCGGAAGAAGAATGTGCCCTGGAGTCTCGTTTGCCCTTCAAGTCCTGAACCTTGCACTTGCTACTTTGCTGCATGGGTTCGACATAGAGACTCTGGATGATGCACCGATTGATATGACTGAAACCGGTGGATTAACCAACATCAAAGCCACACCTCTAAAAGCCCTTCTCACTCCTCGTCTTTCTCCTGGCTTGTATGATCTGCAATAA